A genomic window from Hyalangium minutum includes:
- a CDS encoding AAA family ATPase, whose translation MTVPSVPAPSFAQPGNVVQAANAIREGVLSEVRKAVVGQDEALELMLCGLIAGGHVLLEGVPGVAKTLMAKALARSVSADFKRIQFTPDLMPADILGTSIFDLKSQAFVLVRGPIFTDLLLADEINRAPAKTQSALLEAMQERAVSLEGRNITLSPLFTVFATQNPVESEGTYPLPEAQLDRFLFKIEVGYPAPEEEDAILASVNRGFDAGDLARAGVGAAVAKEGLLGARTAMNEVTVEPPVLSYIRKLVSATRSSSRIRLGAGPRAAVHLLMAAKALAALRGRGFVTPDDVRFLANPVLKHRLLLSPEAELDGATPTDALREVVQSVEVPR comes from the coding sequence CGTCCCCGCCCCTTCCTTCGCCCAGCCGGGCAACGTGGTGCAGGCAGCCAATGCGATCCGCGAGGGCGTGTTGAGCGAGGTGCGCAAGGCCGTCGTTGGCCAGGACGAGGCGCTGGAGCTGATGCTCTGCGGCCTCATCGCCGGCGGCCATGTGCTGCTGGAGGGCGTGCCGGGCGTGGCCAAGACGCTGATGGCCAAGGCGCTGGCGCGCAGCGTGAGCGCGGACTTCAAGCGCATCCAGTTCACGCCGGACCTGATGCCCGCGGACATCCTGGGCACCAGCATCTTCGACTTGAAGTCCCAGGCCTTCGTGCTGGTGCGAGGGCCGATCTTCACGGACCTGCTGCTGGCGGACGAGATCAACCGCGCTCCGGCGAAGACGCAGTCCGCGCTCCTGGAGGCGATGCAGGAGCGCGCCGTGTCGCTGGAGGGCCGCAACATCACGCTCTCTCCCCTCTTCACGGTGTTCGCCACGCAGAACCCGGTGGAGTCCGAGGGCACGTACCCGCTGCCAGAGGCGCAGCTCGACCGCTTCCTGTTCAAGATCGAGGTGGGCTACCCGGCGCCCGAGGAGGAGGACGCGATCCTCGCGTCGGTGAACCGTGGCTTCGACGCGGGAGACCTGGCGCGCGCGGGCGTGGGGGCGGCGGTGGCGAAGGAGGGGCTGCTGGGGGCTCGGACGGCGATGAACGAGGTGACGGTGGAGCCGCCGGTGCTCTCGTACATCCGCAAGCTGGTGTCGGCCACGCGCAGCTCCAGCCGCATCCGTCTGGGCGCGGGGCCTCGCGCGGCGGTGCACCTGCTGATGGCGGCCAAGGCGCTGGCGGCGCTGCGAGGCCGGGGCTTCGTGACACCGGATGACGTGCGCTTCCTGGCGAACCCCGTGCTCAAGCACCGGCTGCTGCTGTCGCCGGAGGCGGAGCTGGACGGAGCCACGCCCACGGATGCACTGCGCGAGGTGGTTCAGTCCGTCGAGGTTCCCCGGTGA